A part of Variovorax sp. HW608 genomic DNA contains:
- a CDS encoding acetate/propionate family kinase, which yields MADAIAVLNAGSSSLKFSLFGIVGGALELTARGQAEGLYTSPRFVARDRDGKILDAKDWGDGVKLGHEGALYYLFSHADLGDQRLIGVGHRVVHGGLMFDRSVRIDASVLAALEKYVPLAPLHQPHNLASIRALLISAPQLPQVACFDTAFHRDQPEVEQAFALPRAITEKGVRRYGFHGLSYEYITQVLSVCDRRAAQGKTVIMHLGNGASMCAVANGRSVASTMGFTAVDGLPMGTRCGALDSGVLLYLMDELGMDARAIEDTLYRQSGLLGVSGISSDMRVLEASTEPGAKAAIDLFIHRIGRELGGLAAALGGLDAMVFTAGIGENSAMLRERVCRAAGWLGVELDLEANHAGGPRISTAESRVAVWVIPTNEELMIAQHTRAVLAGDQVTMAMAADVNPGLQ from the coding sequence ATGGCCGACGCCATTGCCGTTCTCAATGCAGGCTCGTCGAGCCTGAAGTTCTCGCTGTTCGGAATCGTCGGCGGTGCGCTCGAGCTGACTGCACGCGGCCAGGCCGAGGGCCTCTACACATCGCCCCGCTTCGTCGCCAGGGATCGGGACGGCAAGATCCTCGATGCGAAAGACTGGGGTGATGGCGTCAAGCTGGGTCACGAGGGTGCGCTCTACTATCTCTTCTCGCACGCGGATCTCGGCGATCAACGCCTGATCGGCGTCGGGCACCGGGTGGTCCACGGGGGGTTGATGTTCGACCGATCGGTTCGCATCGACGCCTCCGTCCTGGCAGCGCTGGAAAAGTATGTCCCGCTGGCGCCGTTACACCAGCCCCACAACCTGGCATCGATCAGGGCGCTGTTGATAAGCGCACCGCAACTGCCACAGGTGGCCTGCTTCGACACGGCATTCCATCGTGATCAGCCGGAGGTGGAGCAAGCCTTCGCGCTACCTCGTGCCATCACGGAAAAGGGCGTGCGCCGTTACGGTTTCCACGGGCTTTCCTACGAGTACATCACCCAGGTACTGTCCGTATGCGACCGTCGCGCCGCCCAGGGAAAGACCGTGATCATGCATCTGGGCAACGGCGCCAGCATGTGCGCCGTTGCCAACGGCCGCAGCGTCGCCAGCACGATGGGCTTTACGGCCGTCGACGGGCTGCCGATGGGAACGCGATGCGGCGCCCTCGACTCTGGTGTGCTGCTGTACCTGATGGACGAACTCGGGATGGACGCGCGAGCCATCGAGGACACGCTCTATCGGCAATCAGGCCTGCTCGGCGTCTCCGGGATTTCCAGCGACATGCGCGTCCTCGAGGCGAGCACCGAACCCGGTGCGAAAGCGGCGATCGATCTTTTCATTCACCGCATCGGCCGCGAACTCGGGGGCCTCGCCGCAGCGCTCGGGGGCCTGGATGCGATGGTGTTCACGGCGGGGATCGGCGAGAACAGCGCAATGCTGCGCGAGCGGGTGTGTCGCGCTGCCGGCTGGCTTGGCGTGGAACTCGACCTCGAGGCAAACCATGCCGGGGGTCCGCGCATCAGCACCGCCGAGAGTCGGGTCGCCGTTTGGGTTATCCCCACCAACGAAGAGCTCATGATCGCGCAGCACACGCGGGCGGTGCTGGCAGGTGATCAGGTCACGATGGCGATGGCGGCCGATGTAAACCCGGGATTGCAGTGA
- the fabI gene encoding enoyl-ACP reductase FabI, giving the protein MKLDIPHPPLKGAKALVVGVANQQSIAYGCAKAFRELGAELAITYLNDKARPHVEPLAKELEASLILPLDVSVPGQLEAVFEAVEQKWNELNILVHSIAFAPKEDLQGGLLNCSAPGFAKAMDVSCHSFVRMARLAAPLMKNGGTMMAMSYYGANKVVPTYSVMGPVKAALEACCRYLAFELGGKGIRVHAISPGPLKTRAASGIKDFDLLLTEAQRRAPVGELVDIMDVGFACAYLATPYARRLSGDTVYVDGGVNIMA; this is encoded by the coding sequence ATGAAGCTCGACATTCCTCATCCACCGCTCAAGGGCGCCAAGGCGCTCGTGGTAGGCGTCGCCAACCAGCAATCGATCGCCTACGGCTGTGCGAAGGCGTTCCGTGAGCTCGGCGCCGAGCTGGCCATCACCTACCTCAACGACAAGGCGCGGCCACATGTCGAGCCTCTTGCGAAGGAGCTCGAAGCTTCCCTGATCCTGCCTCTGGACGTGAGCGTCCCGGGGCAGCTCGAGGCCGTATTCGAGGCCGTTGAGCAGAAGTGGAACGAACTCAACATCCTGGTCCACTCGATCGCGTTCGCGCCGAAGGAAGATCTCCAGGGCGGACTGCTCAACTGTTCGGCGCCGGGATTCGCCAAGGCCATGGATGTGTCATGCCATTCGTTCGTGCGGATGGCTCGGCTTGCGGCACCGCTCATGAAGAACGGCGGAACAATGATGGCCATGAGCTATTACGGCGCCAACAAGGTCGTGCCCACGTACAGCGTCATGGGGCCGGTCAAGGCCGCGCTGGAAGCGTGCTGCCGCTATCTGGCATTCGAACTCGGTGGCAAGGGCATTCGTGTCCACGCCATATCGCCAGGCCCCCTCAAGACCCGCGCCGCATCCGGGATCAAGGACTTCGATTTGCTGCTGACCGAGGCGCAGCGACGTGCGCCGGTTGGTGAGTTGGTCGACATCATGGACGTCGGTTTTGCGTGCGCCTATCTCGCCACACCATATGCGCGCCGCCTTTCGGGCGATACGGTCTATGTCGATGGCGGCGTCAACATCATGGCCTGA
- a CDS encoding phosphate acetyltransferase: MAPAHEKYRRLIEYCKSMPPTPTAVAHPCDQHSLQGAVDAGRMGLIVPILVGPRQRIEAVAKESRIDIAGLCIVDAPHSHASADKAVALVREGKAEALMKGSLHTDELMGAVVQRDAGLRTGRRVSHCFVMDVPTYPEPLIITDAAVNIAPTMEDKVDIIQNAVDLAHALQFDEVRVAILSAMETVNPKVPSTVEAGALCKMADRGQITGAILDGPLALDNAINLESVQIKKINSPVAGRANVLVVPDLEAGNMLAKSLSFLADADASGIVLGARVPIILTSRADSVMTRLASCAVAALVAQARRQAAAKGGT, encoded by the coding sequence GTGGCGCCGGCCCACGAAAAATACCGGCGCCTCATCGAGTACTGCAAATCGATGCCGCCAACGCCAACGGCTGTCGCGCACCCTTGCGATCAGCATTCGCTGCAAGGAGCTGTCGACGCAGGCCGGATGGGACTGATCGTGCCGATCCTGGTCGGCCCGCGCCAGCGCATCGAGGCAGTTGCGAAGGAAAGCCGCATCGACATTGCCGGCCTTTGCATCGTCGACGCGCCCCACAGCCATGCCTCGGCCGACAAGGCGGTCGCACTCGTCCGTGAGGGCAAGGCAGAGGCGCTGATGAAGGGCAGCCTTCATACCGACGAACTGATGGGCGCCGTGGTTCAGCGCGACGCGGGGCTGCGTACCGGCAGACGCGTCAGCCACTGTTTCGTGATGGACGTGCCGACCTATCCGGAGCCGCTGATCATCACCGACGCGGCGGTCAATATCGCGCCGACCATGGAGGACAAGGTCGACATCATCCAGAACGCCGTCGACCTCGCCCATGCGTTGCAGTTCGACGAAGTGCGGGTTGCAATCCTGTCGGCGATGGAAACGGTCAATCCCAAGGTGCCGTCGACGGTCGAGGCCGGCGCCTTGTGCAAGATGGCCGATCGCGGGCAGATCACCGGGGCCATTCTCGACGGACCGCTCGCGCTCGACAACGCCATCAACCTGGAGTCGGTCCAGATCAAGAAGATCAACTCGCCGGTTGCGGGCCGCGCCAATGTGCTGGTTGTGCCGGATCTCGAGGCGGGCAACATGCTCGCGAAAAGTCTCTCGTTTCTCGCCGACGCGGACGCCTCGGGCATCGTGCTCGGGGCGCGGGTGCCGATCATTCTCACCAGCCGGGCCGATTCGGTCATGACGCGGCTGGCTTCCTGTGCGGTCGCGGCGCTGGTCGCCCAAGCGCGCCGGCAAGCGGCTGCGAAAGGGGGAACCTGA
- a CDS encoding 3-oxoacid CoA-transferase subunit B → MDAQTLIARRIARELRDGMLVNLGIGIPTLVANYVPERMHVYFQSENGLIGTGPAPEQGMQERLLTDAGGHPVTALPGACTFDSAMSFGLIRGGHVDMTVLGALQVDVHGRLANWVVPGKMVPGMGGAMDLVTGAKRVVIAMQHTAKGKPKIVRECTLPLTSLRPVHLVVTELATIGFPDGRATLLETAPGVSVQQVLAGTEAELVVPSQVPQMQLQET, encoded by the coding sequence ATGGACGCACAGACTCTTATCGCCCGAAGAATCGCGCGCGAGCTTCGAGACGGCATGCTGGTCAACCTCGGCATCGGTATCCCGACGCTGGTGGCGAATTACGTGCCCGAAAGGATGCACGTTTACTTCCAGTCCGAGAACGGCCTCATCGGCACCGGCCCGGCGCCCGAACAGGGCATGCAGGAGCGACTGCTGACCGACGCCGGCGGCCACCCGGTGACGGCGCTGCCCGGCGCCTGCACGTTCGACAGCGCGATGTCATTCGGCCTCATCCGCGGCGGGCACGTGGACATGACCGTTCTCGGCGCCTTGCAGGTCGACGTGCATGGCCGGCTCGCCAACTGGGTGGTTCCCGGCAAGATGGTGCCGGGAATGGGTGGTGCGATGGACCTCGTGACAGGCGCCAAACGCGTCGTGATCGCGATGCAACACACGGCCAAGGGCAAGCCGAAGATCGTCAGGGAGTGCACCTTGCCGCTGACTTCGCTGCGCCCCGTGCATCTCGTCGTGACTGAACTCGCGACCATCGGCTTCCCGGACGGGCGCGCGACGCTTCTCGAAACGGCGCCGGGCGTCTCGGTGCAGCAGGTGCTCGCGGGAACCGAGGCCGAGCTGGTCGTGCCGTCGCAGGTACCACAGATGCAACTCCAGGAAACCTGA
- a CDS encoding CoA transferase subunit A yields the protein MKTLSVEDAVARIPDGASLMIGGFMGVGTPERIVDELVRQGRRNLTVIANDTAAPGIGIGKLVSARAIRKAIVSHIGTNPETQQYMLAGEMEVDLVPQGTLIERIRAAGFGLGGVLTPTGVGTPVETGKQVLTIDGRQFLVEVALRADFALVGAFLADYFGNLTYALTARNFNPVIATAADTVMVAAEHIVPVGVIPPDAVITPAPLVDCLIANL from the coding sequence ATGAAGACATTGTCAGTCGAGGATGCGGTTGCCAGGATCCCGGATGGCGCGAGCCTGATGATCGGCGGATTCATGGGCGTCGGCACGCCCGAGCGGATCGTCGATGAGCTCGTGCGCCAGGGCAGGCGAAACCTGACCGTGATCGCCAACGACACTGCCGCCCCGGGTATCGGCATCGGCAAATTGGTCAGCGCCCGGGCCATACGGAAGGCGATCGTCAGCCACATCGGCACGAACCCAGAGACGCAGCAATACATGCTGGCCGGCGAGATGGAGGTCGACCTGGTGCCGCAGGGAACCTTGATCGAACGCATCCGCGCAGCCGGATTCGGACTGGGCGGCGTCCTGACGCCGACGGGGGTGGGAACGCCAGTGGAGACGGGCAAGCAAGTCCTGACCATCGACGGTCGCCAGTTCCTGGTCGAGGTCGCGCTGCGCGCTGACTTCGCGTTGGTGGGTGCGTTTCTCGCCGACTATTTCGGCAATCTCACCTACGCGCTGACGGCGCGCAATTTCAATCCCGTGATCGCGACGGCCGCCGACACGGTCATGGTCGCCGCGGAGCATATCGTTCCGGTCGGCGTCATCCCACCCGATGCAGTGATCACCCCGGCGCCGTTGGTCGACTGCCTGATCGCAAACCTATGA
- a CDS encoding DUF3141 domain-containing protein produces MNAPKHLAMSQDIQAKVSLLFQERTKSASERLIERVRRTQADTFAEQGARPPAPWDAWALGSAYASDFAQRSILFWDTLRQRGNNFIEHEAKGMPPVLHFDFDMVLDARQFARPVNYALVRIVPPEGVTVDPGRRPYVIIDPRAGHGPGIGGFKDDSQVGVALRAGHPVYFVIFFPQPEPGQTLLDVCEAEQQFIHKVRELHPDSEKPAIIGNCQGGWAAMMLAAAKPEDTGPIVINGAPMSYWGGAWQEGAGNNPMRYSGGMLGGTWLSSFSADLGAGVFDGAYLVENFENLNPANTLWNKYYHLFANIDTEPPRFLEFERYWGGFYLMNREEIEWITRNLFVGNKLWSGTTKAKGGKVFDLRQIKAPIVLFASMGDNITPPQQAFNWVADVYGSTDEIKACGQVIVGLVHESIGHLGIFVAGKVAQKEHAQIVSVLQSIEALPPGLYEMAIREIKSDDGKVEYEVEFNERELEEIAVRLNRFKRADEKPFEAVAQISEFNQRAYELFLQPLVQSMSSESSAKLIRQLHPLRVQRWAVSDLNPWLMWLGPTAQIVKAQRKGVGSEPGSRKWEEMGSEIISASLDYYRDIRDATSEAAFFQTYGNVFSLYLADKREAEHSESVLEPADLRQLPAVKDALASIEEGGYAEALTRVGSLLAPRGERFPLAKIALKQELEHEYANLLPDLTPEQWRRIGGEQDIIVHYERERALATLPRLLAKPADRKRLLTLADRLLADERVQRSAASAEQLAMLQSISETLRTDVPPAPRVARVRKTAKR; encoded by the coding sequence TTGAACGCCCCTAAGCATCTGGCTATGAGCCAAGACATCCAAGCGAAGGTATCGCTCCTATTTCAGGAACGCACGAAATCGGCGAGCGAAAGACTGATCGAACGTGTGCGGCGAACGCAGGCCGACACCTTCGCCGAGCAGGGTGCCAGGCCCCCCGCGCCCTGGGATGCCTGGGCGCTGGGGAGTGCCTATGCGAGCGACTTCGCCCAACGCTCGATCTTGTTCTGGGACACGCTGCGCCAACGTGGCAACAACTTCATCGAGCACGAGGCAAAGGGCATGCCGCCGGTGTTGCACTTCGATTTCGATATGGTGCTCGATGCGCGACAGTTCGCGCGGCCGGTCAATTACGCGCTGGTCAGGATCGTGCCGCCCGAAGGCGTGACCGTGGATCCCGGACGGCGTCCTTACGTCATCATCGACCCGCGGGCTGGCCATGGCCCGGGAATCGGCGGCTTCAAGGACGACTCGCAGGTCGGTGTGGCGCTGCGCGCGGGCCATCCGGTGTACTTCGTCATCTTCTTTCCACAACCGGAGCCGGGGCAGACGCTGCTCGACGTCTGCGAGGCTGAGCAACAGTTCATCCACAAGGTGCGCGAGCTTCATCCCGACAGCGAGAAGCCGGCCATCATCGGCAACTGCCAGGGCGGGTGGGCCGCGATGATGCTGGCCGCGGCCAAGCCCGAGGATACCGGCCCGATCGTCATCAATGGCGCACCCATGTCCTATTGGGGAGGCGCCTGGCAGGAAGGCGCAGGCAACAACCCGATGCGCTATTCGGGCGGAATGCTCGGCGGCACATGGCTGTCGTCGTTCAGCGCAGACCTGGGCGCCGGCGTCTTCGATGGCGCCTACCTGGTCGAGAACTTCGAAAACCTCAACCCTGCGAACACGCTCTGGAACAAGTACTACCACCTCTTCGCCAACATCGATACCGAGCCGCCGCGATTCCTGGAGTTCGAACGCTATTGGGGAGGCTTCTACTTGATGAACCGCGAGGAGATCGAGTGGATCACGCGCAATCTCTTTGTCGGCAACAAGCTCTGGTCCGGGACGACGAAAGCCAAGGGCGGCAAGGTCTTCGATCTGCGCCAGATCAAGGCTCCGATCGTTCTCTTCGCATCGATGGGCGACAACATCACGCCCCCGCAGCAGGCCTTCAACTGGGTTGCCGACGTTTACGGGTCGACCGACGAAATCAAGGCATGCGGCCAGGTCATCGTCGGGCTCGTGCATGAAAGCATCGGCCATCTCGGCATCTTTGTCGCTGGCAAGGTGGCCCAGAAGGAACACGCGCAGATCGTTTCAGTTCTCCAGTCGATCGAGGCGCTGCCGCCGGGCCTGTACGAGATGGCCATCCGAGAAATCAAGAGCGACGACGGAAAGGTTGAATACGAAGTCGAATTCAATGAGCGCGAACTCGAGGAGATCGCCGTGCGTTTGAACCGGTTCAAGCGCGCCGACGAGAAGCCGTTCGAGGCTGTGGCGCAGATCTCGGAGTTCAACCAACGCGCCTACGAGCTGTTCCTGCAACCGCTGGTCCAGTCGATGTCAAGCGAGTCGAGTGCGAAGCTCATCCGTCAGCTGCACCCCCTGCGCGTACAACGCTGGGCAGTGTCCGACCTGAATCCCTGGCTGATGTGGCTCGGGCCCACCGCGCAAATCGTGAAGGCGCAGCGCAAGGGCGTTGGGTCCGAACCGGGCTCGCGCAAGTGGGAGGAAATGGGCTCTGAAATCATCAGTGCGTCACTCGACTATTACCGGGACATCCGCGACGCGACGAGCGAGGCCGCGTTCTTCCAGACCTATGGCAACGTGTTTTCGCTCTACCTCGCGGACAAGCGCGAGGCCGAACACTCCGAGTCGGTCCTGGAGCCTGCCGATCTGCGGCAATTGCCCGCCGTCAAAGACGCGCTCGCCAGCATCGAGGAAGGTGGTTACGCCGAGGCGTTGACGCGCGTTGGCTCGCTTCTGGCGCCGCGAGGCGAGCGGTTTCCGCTCGCGAAGATCGCGCTCAAGCAGGAACTGGAACACGAATATGCCAACCTGCTTCCCGACCTGACGCCCGAACAATGGCGCCGCATTGGCGGTGAGCAGGACATCATCGTGCACTACGAACGGGAAAGAGCACTCGCCACGCTGCCGCGGCTGCTCGCCAAGCCTGCGGATCGGAAACGGCTCCTAACACTCGCCGATCGCCTGCTTGCCGACGAGCGCGTGCAGCGCAGCGCTGCGTCGGCGGAGCAGCTCGCCATGCTCCAGTCGATCAGCGAAACCTTGCGCACCGACGTGCCGCCCGCACCGCGCGTGGCGCGGGTGCGGAAAACCGCAAAGAGGTGA